A single Lactuca sativa cultivar Salinas chromosome 8, Lsat_Salinas_v11, whole genome shotgun sequence DNA region contains:
- the LOC111909178 gene encoding probable disease resistance protein At4g14610: MIQTQIAKILHLKVEAGDTTHSLANIILRRLKMRVEATRTNILLVLDDVWEKIDLDVVGIPSRDSCCKILLTTRSFDVCRDMFVDFPFQLSLMSKDDAWKLFVQSIGSVGKEHVGGNHSNEEGGGRRLLFVMVVFVGFKN; this comes from the coding sequence ATGATTCAAACTCAGATTGCCAAGATACTTCATTTAAAAGTGGAAGCAGGAGACACGACTCACAGTTTAGCCAACATAATTCTTCGAAGACTGAAGATGAGGGTGGAAGCTACCAGAACGAATATCCTTTTAGTCCTTGATGATGTCTGGGAAAAGATCGACTTAGATGTTGTGGGAATTCCTTCAAGGGATTCCTGCTGCAAGATCCTCTTAACCACTCGATCTTTCGATGTCTGTAGGGACATGTTTGTTGATTTTCCTTTTCAGTTAAGCCTCATGAGTAAAGATGATGCTTGGAAACTTTTCGTTCAAAGTATTGGATCTGTAGGGAAAGAGCACGTCGGTGGCAACCATAGCAATGAGGAAGGAGGAGGACGTCGATTACTTTTTGTTATGGTGGTTTTTGTAGGGTTTAAAAACTGA